A region of Solanum dulcamara chromosome 7, daSolDulc1.2, whole genome shotgun sequence DNA encodes the following proteins:
- the LOC129894566 gene encoding probable WRKY transcription factor 27 — translation MESMNFVNDDWNFDKLSHVDMTKFDWFPEIFPMNFPVEITNPTTSVPIIVDQVIMDQNNNQQLLEYFQSASFNQQIFLPSPLPPSITTLVYEPATIAAPQEWIDLQQQSMMSDNIHPTFTLPMITPLIQTHTKKNQPIKTTYELMGEELTNDSWTWNKNGEKRIKSSQFLRNYYKCATLKDRKAKKQIEKSPRGENLFLVTYYGEHNHPPPINRRSHAGWNGSTKHNLPKGINIVPKALSLNSSTSSSFKRSKRSKVVSSPIGPTMPMIEIESASPNKDKIVVVATENEGDDREEKNVILILDKFVSEDILVGFEELNGVTTST, via the exons ATGGAGTCAATGAATTTTGTAAATGATGATTGGAATTTTGACAAACTTTCACATGTTGATATGACTAAGTTTGATTGGTTTCCTGAAATTTTCCCTATGAACTTTCCAGTTGAGATCACCAACCCCACAACCTCGGTTCCTATAATCGTTGATCAGGTAATCATGGACCAAAACAATAACCAACAGTTATTAGAATACTTTCAGTCAGCCTCATTTAACCAACAAATCTTTCTTCCTTCTCCTCTTCCACCTTCAATTACAACGCTAGTGTATGAGCCAGCAACAATTGCGGCACCGCAAGAATGGATTGATCTGCAGCAACAATCCATGATGTCGGATAACATTCATCCTACATTCACCTTACCCATGATCACTCCTCTGATCCAAACTCATACAAA AAAAAATCAGCCAATAAAAACTACCTATGAACTGATGGGAGAGGAACTCACAAATGATTCATGGACGTGGAACAAGAATGGTGAGAAGCGAATCAAAAGTTCTCAATTTTTGAG GAACTACTATAAGTGTGCTACATTAAAAGACCGCAAAGCAAAGAAACAAATTGAGAAAAGCCCAAGGGGTGAAAACCTTTTCTTAGTGACCTATTATGGTGAACACAATCATCCTCCACCCATTAACCGTAGGTCTCACGCTGGCTGGAATGGAAGTACGAAACACAATCTTCCGAAAGGCATAAATATTGTGCCCAAAGCATTAAGTTTGAATTCATCAACGTCGTCGTCGTTCAAACGCTCTAAACGTTCCAAGGTTGTTTCTTCTCCAATCGGCCCAACTATGCCTATGATTGAAATTGAGAGCGCATCCCCAAACAAAGACAAAATTGTGGTTGTGGCGACGGAGAACGAAGGTGATGACAGAGAGGAGAAAAACGTTATTTTGATTCTTGACAAATTCGTGAGTGAAGATATTCTCGTGGGCTTTGAAGAACTCAATGGAGTTACTACTTCCACCTAA